The following proteins come from a genomic window of Alphaproteobacteria bacterium:
- a CDS encoding DUF2794 domain-containing protein, translating to MGQVLSIADFKARPQVVFFDRRELSKLLNVYSRRVISGEWRDYAIDHDGRRAVFSVFRNSAEMPVFSVAKEARGARETPRYVVTRGPCQVSRAGTIDEAIVALERQLRSVSPARRA from the coding sequence ATGGGACAGGTGCTGAGCATCGCGGACTTCAAAGCCCGTCCACAGGTTGTTTTTTTCGACCGCCGCGAGCTCAGTAAACTCCTCAATGTTTATAGTCGACGGGTCATCAGTGGAGAATGGCGCGACTACGCGATCGATCATGATGGTCGCCGGGCGGTGTTTTCGGTGTTCCGCAACAGCGCCGAGATGCCCGTCTTCTCCGTCGCCAAGGAAGCCCGCGGCGCGCGCGAAACGCCGCGCTACGTGGTGACCCGTGGTCCGTGCCAGGTTAGCCGCGCGGGGACGATCGACGAGGCCATCGTCGCTCTCGAGCGCCAGCTTCGCTCGGTTTCGCCGGCGCGCCGCGCTTAG
- the guaA gene encoding glutamine-hydrolyzing GMP synthase has product MTDRILILDFGSQVTQLIARRLREAGVYCEIAPFSTAAERIEAFAPKAIILSGGPASVIDDDTPRAPDIVFEMGVPLLGICYGQMTLCAQLGGGVESADHREFGRAFIEVVDDCALFDGLWDKGQREQVWMSHGDRVESLPQGFRAVAVSENAPFAVIADDGRKYYGLMFHPEVVHTPQGGRLLANFAHHVAGCRGDWTMAAFKDSAISQIRAQVAKGRVICGLSGGVDSSVAAVLIHEAIGDQLTCIFVDHGLLRAGEAEEVETVFRRKYNIPLVARNASDLFLSRLDGVDDPERKRKIVGATFIDVFEEEAGKLGGADFLAQGTLYPDVIESVSSTGGPSVTIKSHHNVGGLPERMNMKLVEPLRELFKDEVRALGRELGLPESLVGRHPFPGPGLAIRIPGAITPEKLEILRKADAIYLEEIRAAGLYDAIWQAFAVLLPVKTVGVMGDGRTYEYVCGLRAVTSTDGMTAESFPFAHEFLDHTATRIVNEVRGVNRVVYDVTSKPPGTIEWE; this is encoded by the coding sequence ATGACCGACCGTATCCTGATCCTCGATTTCGGTTCCCAGGTCACCCAGCTGATCGCCCGGCGATTGCGGGAGGCGGGGGTCTATTGCGAGATCGCACCGTTCAGCACCGCGGCCGAGCGGATCGAAGCCTTCGCGCCGAAAGCCATTATCCTTTCCGGCGGGCCGGCGTCGGTTATCGACGACGACACGCCACGGGCGCCCGACATCGTCTTCGAGATGGGCGTGCCGTTGCTCGGCATCTGCTATGGGCAAATGACCCTGTGCGCGCAACTCGGCGGCGGCGTCGAGAGCGCCGACCATCGCGAATTCGGCCGCGCCTTCATCGAGGTTGTCGACGACTGCGCGCTGTTCGATGGACTCTGGGACAAGGGGCAGCGCGAGCAGGTCTGGATGAGCCACGGCGACCGGGTCGAATCCTTGCCGCAAGGATTTCGTGCCGTCGCCGTCAGCGAGAACGCACCGTTTGCGGTGATTGCCGACGACGGGCGGAAATATTACGGCCTCATGTTCCACCCCGAGGTCGTCCATACGCCTCAGGGTGGGCGGCTGCTGGCCAATTTCGCCCATCATGTCGCCGGATGCCGCGGCGACTGGACGATGGCCGCGTTCAAGGATTCGGCGATCTCGCAAATTCGCGCGCAGGTGGCGAAGGGACGTGTCATCTGTGGCCTATCGGGCGGTGTCGATTCGTCGGTCGCCGCGGTCCTCATCCATGAGGCGATCGGCGATCAGTTGACCTGCATCTTCGTCGATCACGGCCTGCTGCGGGCCGGCGAGGCCGAAGAGGTCGAAACCGTGTTCCGCCGCAAATACAACATCCCCTTGGTGGCGCGGAACGCGAGCGACCTCTTCCTGTCGCGCCTCGATGGCGTCGACGATCCGGAGCGCAAGCGCAAAATCGTCGGCGCCACCTTCATCGACGTCTTCGAGGAGGAGGCCGGCAAGCTCGGCGGGGCGGATTTCCTCGCCCAGGGCACGCTCTATCCCGACGTCATCGAATCGGTGTCATCTACCGGCGGGCCAAGCGTCACCATCAAGTCGCATCATAATGTCGGCGGCCTGCCCGAGCGCATGAACATGAAGCTGGTCGAGCCGCTGCGCGAGCTGTTCAAGGACGAGGTTCGCGCCCTCGGCCGCGAATTGGGGCTGCCGGAGTCCTTGGTCGGCCGCCATCCGTTTCCCGGACCCGGGCTCGCCATCCGCATTCCGGGCGCGATTACGCCCGAAAAGCTGGAGATCCTGCGCAAGGCGGACGCGATCTATCTCGAAGAGATCCGGGCCGCCGGGCTCTATGATGCGATCTGGCAGGCGTTCGCCGTCCTGCTGCCGGTCAAGACGGTCGGCGTCATGGGGGACGGGCGAACCTACGAGTATGTCTGCGGTCTGCGAGCGGTGACCTCGACCGACGGCATGACGGCGGAATCGTTTCCCTTCGCCCACGAGTTTCTCGACCACACCGCGACCCGCATCGTCAACGAGGTCCGCGGCGTCAACCGGGTGGTCTACGACGTGACCTCGAAACCGCCCGGCACCATCGAGTGGGAGTGA
- a CDS encoding RsmB/NOP family class I SAM-dependent RNA methyltransferase has protein sequence MTPGARLQSAIEILGLLASDRRPADRVLRAWFRANRYAGAKDRRTISRRIYTIIRSRARLDWWCSRHLGGEAISDRDRMIASLVLTDGLEEGAIAGLFDGGTYRPLPLTAAERTLITALCGHMIDSAEQPETVRGEYPDWLDESLHSAFDGAVVAELQALNRPAPLDIRVNSLKATREFVRADLQAVGIAAEPLPMSSFGLRIAEGTPIDHTPAFRNGLIEVQDEGSQLIAALTTAQPGMTVVDYCAGAGGKTLSLAATMEGRGRLVACDIEQRRLAAMMPRLQRAGIRGFVDVRPLGGAGRLTGLGDGADRVLADVPCSTSGAWRRDPAAKWRLSRGDLDLYVATQRAILSDAAACVGHGGQLVYATCSVLPEENENQAAWFLDSHADFVALPANDVWDGVVERSCPCGGPYVRLSPARTATDGYFIAIFERQGR, from the coding sequence GTGACGCCGGGGGCACGCTTACAAAGCGCTATCGAGATACTCGGGCTGCTGGCGTCGGATAGGCGCCCGGCCGACCGCGTCCTGCGCGCCTGGTTCCGCGCCAACAGGTATGCCGGTGCCAAGGACCGCCGCACGATTTCGCGCCGCATCTACACCATCATCCGCAGCCGCGCCCGCCTCGATTGGTGGTGCTCGCGCCATTTGGGCGGTGAGGCGATTTCCGACCGCGATCGCATGATCGCCTCGCTGGTCCTTACCGACGGGCTGGAAGAGGGGGCGATTGCCGGGCTGTTCGATGGCGGAACTTATCGGCCGTTGCCGTTGACGGCGGCGGAGCGAACCCTGATCACGGCGCTCTGCGGCCACATGATCGACAGCGCCGAACAGCCGGAAACGGTTCGTGGCGAATACCCCGATTGGCTCGACGAATCGCTCCACAGCGCTTTCGACGGCGCCGTGGTGGCGGAGCTGCAGGCCCTCAATCGCCCGGCCCCGCTGGATATCCGGGTTAACTCGTTGAAGGCGACGCGTGAGTTCGTGCGCGCCGACCTTCAGGCGGTCGGCATCGCGGCCGAGCCGTTGCCGATGTCGTCGTTCGGTCTGCGGATCGCCGAGGGCACGCCGATCGATCACACGCCGGCGTTCCGCAACGGCCTGATCGAAGTCCAGGACGAGGGGTCACAACTGATCGCCGCTCTGACCACGGCGCAGCCCGGCATGACGGTCGTCGATTATTGCGCCGGGGCCGGCGGCAAGACGCTGTCGCTGGCCGCCACGATGGAAGGGCGGGGTCGGCTCGTCGCGTGTGACATCGAGCAGCGTCGCCTGGCGGCCATGATGCCGCGCCTGCAGCGGGCCGGGATCAGAGGTTTCGTCGATGTGCGGCCGCTCGGTGGGGCCGGCAGGTTGACGGGTTTGGGAGACGGTGCCGACCGCGTGCTGGCCGACGTGCCGTGCAGCACATCGGGTGCTTGGCGGCGCGACCCAGCGGCAAAGTGGCGGCTGTCTCGCGGTGATCTCGACCTCTACGTGGCGACGCAGCGGGCGATCCTATCCGACGCCGCGGCATGCGTCGGGCATGGCGGGCAGTTGGTCTATGCGACCTGCTCGGTGCTGCCGGAAGAGAACGAGAATCAGGCGGCGTGGTTCCTCGACAGCCATGCGGATTTCGTCGCGCTGCCGGCCAATGACGTGTGGGATGGGGTCGTCGAGCGGAGCTGTCCCTGTGGCGGACCCTATGTGAGGCTGAGCCCGGCACGGACCGCGACGGACGGCTATTTCATCGCCATTTTCGAGCGCCAGGGTCGGTGA